The following are encoded together in the Acidicapsa ligni genome:
- a CDS encoding multicopper oxidase family protein has product MTTRRRFLALSGAAAISATNRLLRAQAKPADITLEIAPIQLEIAPGKVISTVAYNGQVPGPLIRWPEGKPISIDVRNLTSKEEIVHWHGMRIASLQDGAMEEGSPMIPARGQLRYEFTPQPSGFRWYHTHTYAGHNLKEGLYGGQFGCFYVEPKDNAGSYDQEIFLTLHDWKGYMGGGSDASMDVVYDYATINDRMLGHGDPIRVRQGQLVLFHILNASATVMHSLALGPHRFGVIAMDGNAVPNPSPVPAIRLAPAERVDVVVEMNHPGVWILGETNDNLRKAGMGIVIEYANQTGEPVWQKSDAPAYEWDYRVFANSGASSEEPDVRIPLVFDSKFRGHGEFDYWMINGKSYPKTDTISLQRGKRYRLVMTNKSTDDHPIHLHRHTFEVTSLDGKPLSGLRKDVLIVKGKSSAEVDFTANNPGPTLFHCHQQSHMDFGFMMLFQYA; this is encoded by the coding sequence ATGACGACTCGACGTAGATTTCTCGCCCTTTCGGGAGCTGCTGCAATATCTGCAACGAATCGGCTGTTGCGGGCCCAGGCAAAACCAGCCGATATTACGCTTGAGATCGCCCCGATTCAGCTTGAAATCGCGCCGGGTAAAGTCATTTCGACAGTCGCCTATAACGGACAGGTGCCAGGGCCGTTGATTCGCTGGCCTGAAGGCAAACCTATCTCCATCGACGTCAGAAATCTCACCTCGAAGGAAGAGATCGTCCACTGGCACGGCATGCGGATTGCGTCGCTTCAGGACGGTGCGATGGAAGAAGGTTCGCCGATGATTCCTGCCAGGGGGCAACTGCGTTACGAGTTTACGCCGCAGCCTTCTGGATTTCGCTGGTACCACACGCATACCTACGCCGGGCATAACCTCAAAGAAGGACTGTACGGCGGTCAGTTCGGTTGTTTTTATGTCGAGCCAAAAGACAATGCAGGCAGCTACGATCAGGAGATTTTTCTGACGCTGCATGATTGGAAAGGCTACATGGGCGGCGGTTCAGATGCGTCCATGGATGTGGTCTACGATTATGCGACGATCAACGACCGGATGCTGGGCCATGGCGATCCGATCCGTGTTCGGCAGGGGCAGCTTGTTCTCTTTCACATTCTCAATGCGAGCGCAACGGTTATGCATTCACTCGCACTTGGACCCCATCGGTTTGGAGTTATCGCAATGGACGGCAATGCGGTTCCCAATCCGTCCCCGGTGCCTGCGATCCGACTGGCTCCGGCAGAGCGCGTGGATGTTGTCGTCGAGATGAATCATCCTGGTGTCTGGATTCTGGGCGAGACCAACGACAACCTGCGCAAGGCCGGCATGGGAATCGTCATCGAATATGCGAATCAGACCGGAGAGCCTGTTTGGCAGAAATCCGATGCGCCAGCTTACGAGTGGGATTATCGTGTCTTTGCGAACAGCGGCGCCAGTAGCGAAGAACCAGACGTTCGCATCCCGCTGGTATTCGATTCAAAATTTCGCGGACACGGTGAGTTTGACTACTGGATGATCAACGGAAAATCGTATCCGAAGACAGATACGATTTCGCTCCAACGCGGGAAGCGATATCGCCTCGTGATGACTAACAAGAGCACGGACGATCATCCAATCCATCTGCACCGTCATACGTTTGAGGTCACGAGTCTCGACGGCAAGCCGCTCTCGGGTCTGCGCAAGGATGTTCTTATCGTGAAGGGCAAGAGCAGCGCTGAAGTGGACTTTACGGCTAACAATCCTGGCCCGACGCTGTTTCATTGCCATCAGCAGAGCCACATGGATTTTGGGTTCATGATGCTTTTTCAATATGCATGA
- a CDS encoding ABC transporter permease, translating to MAIFFDQFKQVLRRLGRAPLFTAITLITLAIGVGANTVVFSVINGVILKPLPYPHAEQLIGIWHTAPGIGIKDLNMSPSIYFIDREQNTTLQDVGAYTGDSLSVTGTGQPEHVKGLDVTNGVLPILGVQPALGRLFTRQDDSPGTPETVVISYGYWQQKYGGNQSVIGRTIVADGRPRQIIGVLPKDFHFLDYQDVALYLPFQWNRSETKLGNFSYQGIARMKQGVSMEQASADMARLLPISIRSFPAPDGFSASIFDKARIQPNLRSLKKDVIGDIGNVLWVLMGSIGMVLLVACANVANLLLVRVEGRRQELAIRTALGAGRGRTTAELLFESLILGISGSVIGLALAYAALRALIATAPVGLPRIHEIGIDFPVLLFTLGLALFVSLVIGLIPVIKFAGSGLNSGLRAGGRALSQSRERHRARKTLVIVQVALALVLLICSGLMIRTFQALMHVSPGFADPNTLQTFRIYIPETKIPDTKGEQVIQIEQQIVDKLAAIPGVSSVGFSTAVPMSGSDSNDLLYTQDHPLSEGQLPPIRRFKFISPGLFKTMGTPLIAGRDVTWTDTYQKRPVAIISENIAKEYWHDAAHALGQHIRVASIDDWREVIGVVRDVYDDGVNKDAPPSVYWPVLLSRFEGQKESVHRSVSYVIRSPLAGSESLMKQVQQVVWSFDPDLPLADVTTVEALYTKSMARTSFTLVMLCIAGAMALLLGIVGIYGVIAYSVSQRTREIGIRMALGAQRQTLTTMFVRQGLLLAGVGIGFGLAVAFIVMRLMSSILFNVSPTDPVTYGVTTFGVVVIAYLACYFPSRRAATVDPVHALRAE from the coding sequence ATGGCGATCTTTTTCGATCAGTTCAAACAGGTACTGAGAAGGCTCGGCCGAGCGCCTCTCTTCACTGCAATCACCCTGATCACGCTGGCCATTGGCGTTGGTGCAAATACGGTCGTCTTCAGCGTGATCAATGGTGTGATCTTGAAGCCGCTGCCTTATCCCCATGCGGAGCAACTGATCGGCATCTGGCACACCGCACCCGGAATCGGCATCAAGGATCTCAACATGTCGCCGTCCATTTACTTCATAGATCGCGAGCAGAATACAACTCTGCAGGATGTCGGTGCCTACACCGGAGACTCGCTGAGCGTGACTGGAACCGGCCAGCCGGAGCATGTGAAAGGCCTCGACGTAACCAATGGAGTCTTACCTATTTTGGGAGTTCAACCGGCGCTTGGGCGGCTCTTTACGCGCCAGGATGACTCACCCGGTACGCCCGAGACGGTAGTGATTTCATATGGATATTGGCAGCAAAAATATGGCGGCAACCAATCCGTCATCGGCCGTACTATCGTCGCCGACGGAAGACCGCGTCAGATCATAGGCGTGCTCCCCAAAGACTTCCACTTCCTGGATTACCAGGATGTCGCGCTTTATCTGCCCTTTCAGTGGAATCGCAGCGAAACGAAGCTTGGCAATTTCAGCTATCAGGGCATAGCGCGCATGAAGCAGGGTGTTTCGATGGAGCAGGCAAGCGCAGACATGGCGCGGCTGCTGCCTATTTCGATTCGCAGCTTCCCTGCACCCGATGGCTTCAGCGCAAGCATCTTCGACAAGGCGCGCATTCAGCCCAATCTACGTTCATTGAAAAAAGATGTGATCGGAGACATAGGCAATGTGCTCTGGGTGTTGATGGGCTCTATCGGCATGGTGTTGCTTGTGGCCTGTGCCAATGTAGCGAATCTGCTGCTGGTGCGTGTGGAAGGCCGGCGTCAGGAGCTCGCTATTCGAACTGCCCTCGGCGCTGGACGCGGGCGAACTACAGCCGAATTGCTCTTCGAGAGTCTCATTCTCGGCATATCTGGAAGTGTAATCGGACTCGCGTTGGCATATGCAGCACTGCGCGCACTTATAGCAACAGCGCCAGTAGGGCTGCCTCGCATTCACGAGATTGGAATCGACTTCCCCGTGCTGCTTTTCACCCTTGGGTTGGCCCTGTTTGTGAGCCTGGTCATTGGCCTGATTCCGGTAATCAAATTTGCAGGATCAGGCTTGAATAGCGGTCTGCGGGCCGGTGGTCGAGCTTTGAGCCAGAGCCGTGAACGGCATCGTGCGCGCAAGACTCTGGTAATAGTGCAGGTAGCACTGGCATTGGTATTGCTCATCTGTTCGGGACTGATGATTCGCACCTTCCAGGCGTTGATGCATGTATCTCCCGGATTCGCCGATCCAAACACTCTACAGACATTTCGCATCTATATTCCCGAGACGAAAATCCCCGATACGAAAGGCGAGCAGGTCATACAAATAGAGCAACAGATCGTTGATAAGCTGGCCGCTATCCCAGGTGTATCTTCAGTCGGATTTTCGACTGCTGTGCCCATGAGCGGGTCCGACTCCAACGATCTTCTTTACACGCAGGATCACCCCTTGAGCGAGGGCCAGCTACCTCCCATCCGGCGATTCAAGTTCATCTCTCCCGGCCTGTTCAAGACGATGGGCACACCACTCATCGCCGGGCGCGACGTAACCTGGACGGACACATATCAGAAGCGACCCGTAGCTATCATTTCTGAGAATATTGCCAAAGAATACTGGCACGATGCAGCGCATGCGCTCGGCCAGCATATTCGAGTAGCAAGCATCGATGACTGGCGTGAAGTTATCGGCGTCGTCAGAGATGTCTATGACGATGGAGTCAACAAGGATGCACCTCCAAGCGTATATTGGCCAGTGCTTCTGTCTCGATTCGAAGGACAGAAAGAGTCCGTTCACCGCAGCGTGAGCTATGTAATTCGCTCACCCCTGGCTGGTTCTGAAAGCCTGATGAAACAAGTCCAACAAGTTGTGTGGTCCTTCGATCCCGACCTCCCGCTCGCCGACGTTACAACTGTCGAAGCTCTCTATACAAAATCCATGGCGCGAACTTCTTTCACCCTCGTGATGCTGTGTATTGCCGGAGCAATGGCACTCCTCTTGGGGATCGTCGGCATTTATGGAGTCATCGCGTATTCCGTCTCGCAACGTACTCGCGAGATTGGCATCCGAATGGCGCTAGGGGCTCAGCGACAGACGTTGACAACCATGTTCGTACGCCAGGGCCTGCTGCTTGCCGGTGTTGGCATCGGATTCGGATTGGCGGTCGCGTTTATCGTCATGCGGCTTATGTCGTCGATCCTGTTCAACGTCAGTCCCACAGATCCTGTGACTTATGGCGTTACCACTTTTGGCGTGGTCGTCATTGCCTATCTGGCCTGCTACTTTCCTTCACGACGAGCTGCTACCGTAGACCCGGTGCACGCCCTGCGAGCCGAATAG
- a CDS encoding thioesterase II family protein: MFQTTPTGNLETFRLFCVPHAGAGPSAFRGWASSLGPEIELTLIELPGREGRFREQPYVSMKPLIQDLCEAILPHLNDDRGFAFFGNSLGGLVAFETLHEIKRQSGYEAAHLFVSATGAPHLPSPLPLVAHLSDVDLLGEILTRYDGIPGEILADPEFLKAMLSIIRADMRVLESYVRPGISPLDCPITAFAGRYDQTVSLAEVEGWKSQTQASFDLLLLDEDHLYLQSARPKLTEIIRNTLLNVSCAR; encoded by the coding sequence ATGTTTCAAACGACTCCTACAGGAAACTTAGAAACTTTTCGTCTTTTTTGCGTTCCTCACGCAGGCGCGGGCCCGTCCGCCTTTCGAGGCTGGGCGTCCAGCCTGGGGCCGGAAATTGAGCTGACGCTCATTGAACTGCCGGGGCGCGAGGGACGGTTTCGAGAGCAGCCTTATGTCTCAATGAAACCGTTGATTCAGGACTTGTGCGAAGCGATTTTGCCACACCTGAATGACGATCGGGGATTCGCGTTTTTCGGCAATAGTCTGGGCGGCCTCGTCGCATTTGAGACGCTTCATGAAATCAAGAGGCAAAGCGGCTACGAAGCGGCGCATCTTTTCGTTTCAGCAACGGGCGCGCCTCATCTACCCTCGCCGCTGCCGCTCGTGGCGCACCTGTCCGATGTTGATCTACTCGGTGAGATCCTTACTCGCTACGATGGCATACCTGGGGAGATATTAGCTGACCCGGAATTTTTGAAGGCCATGCTGAGTATTATTCGAGCGGATATGCGAGTGCTGGAGTCCTATGTTCGCCCCGGCATATCTCCGCTCGACTGCCCGATCACAGCCTTTGCCGGCCGCTACGATCAGACCGTGTCGCTTGCGGAAGTGGAGGGATGGAAGAGTCAGACTCAGGCGTCGTTCGACTTGCTCCTTCTCGATGAAGATCACTTGTATCTTCAGAGCGCCAGGCCAAAGCTGACAGAGATCATTCGCAACACTCTTTTGAATGTGAGCTGCGCACGCTAA